One Deinococcus planocerae DNA segment encodes these proteins:
- a CDS encoding helix-turn-helix domain-containing protein, with amino-acid sequence MAGRLNAVSPVPLLPRPHLLAQLAAPVAVLAAPHGYGKSRLIETYQAQLTLRGQQVVALTCSPDDRRPFHLANRLTRAIMRVTGRRMFEGLASTYAAGDLYSAFGLAQAVAEDLLYAEVPFTLLIDGVDGEEAATFVAELAVRVAPLVQVIVSGYGPLAAYFPAEVTVLGREDLEFTSQEAAALGVPDNPYDGWPAPTLIVAGGQGQPDQYTQQLVGRLAPEDLGLLPAALLDVWHRQTSSQVCKALGLPRNYLRRFEELGFPLRPHGDGVAPPALLREAMLEELRRTDADSFRKSSERLATLIEATRPIRALELRSEIGDEEGALALARTRLSIWSRERHWSQVRAHLEPFFNRLTADEQLLLARAQDGLATHQEEVGRALKVAQHARHQGAREPEASFVVGEMLLRLGWLDQAVSVFGEAVRASPEGSAPRLRALGWLALCLVAQGRSGAALMELQTASGAAVGLPAEEIGVFYVARASACLRLGDVRAARDAARQAHMVYSYNLPLALSDLTVTFELLHLLIDLGDLREARLLLGQLPRVTVPVGRWYGASRALLQAHLAHRELRLGDGEEEAPGQARRALEEARLGGYHTLEVQAGLRVCLLHVHRHEYPSALSLVGQLEALLPRDPWVEPTLSDLKAVLRACLSEMPPPPSQRPVALRESALVRALVHGGREGHEQVYGAAVVTTWRNWFPWRGGGRVPDSGADVLPAGPLPGWTSLEISPGGYGLPPVEERPPEHHTLEVRLLGTPLARLDGRVLELPPRALALLAYLCDGEVHPASELMEALFSDSRRPRVYLSVTLRELRSCWQGVVGQARDPVVRVGGGYRLAPEVRARCDLRELRGATLRGVLSLYRGPLALEQPWMFVTPDELRQGILARLKQEADPREAQDMLSRLRAVDSGFPAWSSDHT; translated from the coding sequence ATGGCTGGACGTCTGAATGCGGTAAGCCCGGTGCCGCTATTGCCGCGGCCCCACCTTCTGGCACAATTGGCGGCGCCGGTCGCCGTCCTGGCGGCACCTCACGGCTACGGGAAAAGCCGACTGATCGAGACCTACCAGGCGCAACTCACCCTGCGGGGTCAGCAGGTGGTGGCGCTGACCTGCTCGCCTGACGACCGGCGCCCCTTTCACCTCGCCAACCGCCTCACCCGCGCCATCATGCGCGTGACGGGCCGCCGGATGTTCGAGGGGTTGGCCTCGACGTATGCTGCCGGGGACCTGTACAGCGCGTTCGGGCTCGCGCAGGCGGTGGCCGAGGACCTCCTGTACGCCGAGGTTCCCTTCACCCTGCTGATCGACGGCGTCGACGGCGAGGAGGCAGCCACCTTTGTCGCGGAACTGGCGGTGCGTGTCGCTCCCCTGGTCCAGGTGATCGTTTCGGGATACGGGCCGCTCGCCGCGTACTTTCCCGCGGAGGTCACGGTCCTGGGGCGGGAAGATCTGGAGTTCACCTCGCAGGAGGCTGCGGCTCTGGGGGTGCCGGACAACCCGTATGACGGCTGGCCCGCACCGACCCTGATCGTGGCGGGGGGGCAGGGGCAGCCCGACCAGTACACCCAGCAACTGGTTGGGCGCCTCGCCCCCGAGGACCTCGGGCTCCTGCCGGCGGCGCTGCTGGACGTCTGGCACCGTCAGACCAGCAGCCAGGTGTGCAAGGCGCTCGGTCTTCCCCGCAACTACCTCCGCCGCTTCGAGGAGCTGGGCTTCCCGCTCCGTCCTCACGGCGACGGCGTGGCTCCCCCAGCGCTGCTGCGTGAGGCGATGCTCGAGGAACTGCGCCGGACGGACGCGGACAGCTTCCGCAAGTCCAGTGAGCGGCTGGCGACGCTCATCGAGGCGACCCGGCCGATCCGCGCCCTGGAACTGCGCAGTGAGATCGGGGATGAGGAGGGAGCATTGGCGCTGGCCCGCACCCGGCTTTCCATCTGGTCGCGTGAGCGCCACTGGTCACAGGTCCGGGCCCACCTGGAACCCTTCTTCAACCGACTGACCGCCGACGAGCAGTTGTTGCTCGCCCGCGCACAAGACGGGCTGGCGACCCATCAGGAGGAGGTGGGCCGCGCCCTGAAGGTGGCTCAGCACGCCCGGCACCAGGGCGCCCGTGAACCGGAAGCAAGCTTCGTGGTGGGGGAGATGCTCCTGCGGCTCGGCTGGCTTGATCAGGCTGTGAGCGTCTTCGGCGAGGCGGTGAGGGCCTCGCCGGAGGGGAGCGCGCCGCGCCTGCGCGCTCTGGGTTGGCTCGCGTTGTGTCTCGTGGCGCAGGGTCGCTCCGGCGCCGCGTTGATGGAGTTGCAGACCGCCTCAGGCGCCGCGGTGGGGCTGCCCGCCGAAGAGATCGGGGTCTTCTACGTCGCGAGGGCGAGTGCTTGCCTGCGTCTCGGTGACGTCCGGGCCGCACGGGACGCGGCGCGTCAGGCTCACATGGTCTACAGCTACAACCTGCCGCTGGCGTTGTCGGACCTGACGGTGACCTTTGAGCTGCTGCATCTCCTGATCGACCTCGGCGACCTCCGGGAAGCCCGCCTGCTGCTGGGGCAGTTGCCGCGTGTGACCGTCCCCGTCGGGCGCTGGTACGGTGCGAGCCGGGCGCTCTTGCAGGCACACCTGGCTCACCGCGAGCTGCGGCTGGGCGACGGTGAGGAAGAGGCGCCCGGGCAGGCCCGGCGTGCCCTGGAGGAAGCGCGCCTGGGGGGTTACCACACCCTGGAGGTGCAGGCCGGTCTCCGGGTGTGTCTGCTGCACGTGCACCGCCACGAATACCCGTCGGCACTCTCGCTGGTCGGACAGCTCGAGGCGCTCTTGCCCCGTGACCCCTGGGTGGAGCCCACCCTGTCGGACCTCAAGGCGGTCTTGCGGGCCTGTCTGAGTGAGATGCCGCCGCCGCCCTCCCAGCGTCCCGTCGCGCTCCGTGAGAGTGCGCTGGTCCGGGCGCTGGTCCACGGTGGGCGCGAGGGCCACGAGCAGGTGTACGGTGCGGCCGTCGTGACCACCTGGCGGAACTGGTTTCCCTGGAGGGGCGGTGGACGGGTTCCGGACAGCGGGGCCGATGTCCTCCCGGCCGGCCCTCTGCCCGGGTGGACCTCCCTGGAGATCTCCCCGGGTGGGTACGGCCTCCCCCCGGTCGAGGAGCGCCCACCCGAGCATCACACCCTGGAGGTGCGCCTGCTGGGAACGCCACTGGCGCGGCTGGACGGCCGGGTGCTGGAACTGCCGCCCCGGGCGCTGGCGCTGCTGGCGTACCTGTGCGACGGCGAGGTCCACCCAGCGAGTGAGCTGATGGAGGCACTCTTCAGCGATTCCCGGCGACCCCGGGTGTACCTGTCCGTCACCCTGAGAGAGCTGCGTTCGTGTTGGCAGGGCGTCGTCGGTCAGGCACGCGACCCGGTGGTCCGGGTGGGCGGAGGCTACCGCCTGGCCCCCGAAGTGCGGGCCCGTTGCGACCTGCGCGAACTGCGTGGCGCCACCTTGCGTGGGGTGCTGAGCCTCTACCGGGGACCTCTGGCCCTGGAGCAACCCTGGATGTTCGTCACCCCGGACGAGCTTCGCCAAGGCATTCTGGCGCGCTTGAAGCAGGAGGCCGACCCGCGCGAGGCGCAGGACATGCTCTCGCGGCTGCGCGCCGTGGATTCCGGGTTTCCTGCCTGGAGCAGTGACCACACCTGA
- a CDS encoding cysteine peptidase family C39 domain-containing protein, with protein sequence MRRRLLSLTLGALLTLALPARAVSQPALALQHLPVVYQGWNDCGPASIAMVLAYYDFTVPVQTISRATKPSPGGYMQVEAIEHFVGRYGLRAVQIRGSQTPLLKNLIALGVPSIVLQYAQEVGKVPHFRVIRGFDDRLSRLYLADPLIGYAYISYRDFDTLWNTQGRISVAVYPPAMHAQVMRALGVGG encoded by the coding sequence ATGCGACGACGGCTTCTTTCCCTCACGCTGGGGGCGCTGCTCACCCTGGCCCTTCCCGCCCGGGCCGTCTCCCAGCCCGCCCTGGCCCTGCAGCACCTGCCCGTCGTGTATCAGGGTTGGAACGACTGCGGCCCCGCGAGCATCGCGATGGTGCTGGCGTATTACGACTTCACCGTCCCGGTGCAGACCATCAGCCGGGCCACCAAACCGTCCCCGGGCGGCTACATGCAGGTGGAGGCCATCGAGCACTTTGTCGGCCGCTACGGCCTGCGGGCCGTGCAGATCCGGGGCAGCCAGACTCCCTTGCTCAAGAATTTGATCGCGCTGGGCGTGCCCAGCATCGTCTTGCAGTACGCCCAGGAAGTCGGCAAGGTGCCGCATTTCCGAGTGATCCGTGGGTTTGACGACCGCCTCTCCCGGCTGTACCTGGCGGACCCCCTGATCGGGTACGCCTACATCTCTTACCGCGACTTCGACACCCTCTGGAACACCCAGGGCCGGATCAGCGTCGCGGTCTATCCGCCCGCCATGCACGCGCAGGTGATGAGGGCGCTGGGCGTGGGGGGGTAG